The following are from one region of the Candidatus Effluviviaceae Genus V sp. genome:
- a CDS encoding YjbQ family protein, producing the protein MAATFSVRTPGRTSFVNVTTEVREAVRELGVTNGAVLVYVPHTTAAVTINESADPDVAADIDAALSRIVPHSGPYRHAEGNSDGHIKSSIVGCSETLLVEDGDLVLGTWQGVFFCEFDGPRTRTVHVGVLREG; encoded by the coding sequence ATGGCTGCGACGTTCAGCGTGCGAACGCCGGGGAGGACCTCGTTCGTCAACGTGACGACCGAGGTGCGCGAGGCCGTGCGCGAGCTCGGTGTCACGAACGGCGCGGTGCTCGTCTACGTTCCGCACACCACCGCGGCGGTCACGATCAACGAGAGCGCCGACCCCGATGTCGCCGCCGACATCGACGCCGCTCTCTCACGCATCGTGCCGCACTCCGGCCCCTACCGCCACGCCGAGGGGAACTCTGACGGACACATCAAGTCGAGCATCGTCGGGTGTTCCGAGACGCTTCTCGTCGAAGACGGCGACCTCGTCCTCGGCACGTGGCAGGGCGTCTTTTTCTGCGAGTTCGACGGACCGAGAACACGCACGGTACATGTCGGCGTCCTGCGCGAGGGATAG